A window of the Microbacterium sp. AZCO genome harbors these coding sequences:
- a CDS encoding NUDIX hydrolase: protein MTAPFDALRDEPVEVDVTASDVVFDGIVWDVRSDRFRYNGDELTRQYVEHPGAAAIVAVDDRERVLLIQQYRHPVRHRDWEVPAGLLDIAGESPLETAKRELKEEADLEAAEWQELVSIFTTPGGNDEVVHLFLARGLTPLAEAHAREAEEADIRIEWVPLQDVVTAVLEGRMRNGILTAGVLAAAEKLRRG, encoded by the coding sequence GTGACCGCACCGTTCGACGCCCTCCGCGACGAGCCGGTCGAGGTCGACGTCACGGCGAGCGACGTCGTCTTCGACGGCATCGTGTGGGACGTGCGCAGCGATCGCTTCCGCTACAACGGCGACGAGCTGACGCGTCAGTACGTCGAGCACCCCGGGGCGGCGGCCATCGTCGCCGTCGACGACCGGGAGCGCGTGCTGCTCATCCAGCAGTACCGGCATCCCGTGCGCCATCGCGACTGGGAGGTGCCGGCGGGCCTGCTCGACATCGCGGGGGAGAGTCCGCTCGAGACGGCGAAGCGCGAGCTGAAGGAAGAGGCCGACCTCGAGGCGGCCGAGTGGCAGGAGCTCGTGAGCATCTTCACGACGCCCGGCGGCAACGACGAGGTCGTGCATCTCTTCCTCGCCCGCGGTCTCACGCCTCTGGCCGAGGCGCACGCACGCGAGGCGGAGGAGGCCGACATCCGCATCGAGTGGGTGCCGCTTCAGGACGTCGTGACCGCGGTCCTCGAGGGGCGCATGCGCAACGGCATCCTGACCGCCGGGGTGCTCGCGGCAGCGGAGAAGCTCCGGCGAGGCTGA